From the genome of Halomonas sp. LR3S48:
GGTGATGGAACAGGCACCACTTGGCCATGATGGAGCCGCCGCGTGAGACGATGCCGGTGACACGCTTGGCGGTGAGCGGTACGTAGCGCAGCAGCACGCCGGCGTGGATGGTGAAGTAGTCCACGCCCTGCTCGGCCTGCTCGATCAGGGTGTCGCGGAAGACTTCCCAGGTGAGATCCTCGGCCACGCCGTTGACCTTCTCCAGGGCCTGGTAGATCGGTACCGTGCCGATCGGTACCGGCGAGTTGCGAATGATCCACTCGCGGGTCTCGTGGATGTTCTGGCCGGTGGAGAGATCCATGATGGTATCCGAGCCCCAGCGGATGCCCCAGGTCATCTTGTCGACTTCCTCTTCGATGGAAGAGGTGACCGCCGAGTTGCCCAGGTTGCCGTTGATCTTCACCAGGAAGTTGCGGCCGATGATCATCGGCTCCGATTCCGGGTGGTTGATATTGCAGGGGATGATCGCCCGCCCGGCGGCCACCTCGGCACGCACGAATTCCGGGGTGATCTCTTCCGGCAGGCGTGCGCCGAAACCCTGGCCCGGATGTTGGTGGCCCAGAATTCGTTCGACTTCCTCAGTACCGAGTGCCTGCCGGCGCTGGTTCTCTCGAATGGCGATGAACTCCATCTCCGGGGTGATGATCCCCTGGCGGGCGTAGTGCAGCTGGGTGACGTTCTTACCCGCCTTGGCGCGCCGTGGCGTGCGCTTCAGGTCGAAGCGCAGTTGGGCCAGCATGGGGTCGTTGGCCCGGCGCTTGCCGTAGTCGGAGGTGGGGCCGTCGAGGAATTCGGTGTCGCCACGCTCCTCGATCCAGGCGCGGCGCAGCTCCGGTAGGCCGCGGCGCAGATCGACGCTGATCTCGGGGTCGGTGTAGGGGCCCGAGGTATCGTAGACCAGCAGCGGCGGGTTCTCTTCGTCCTCGCCGGAGGTCCGGGTGGGCGACAGCGAGATCTCGCGGAAAGGCACGCGAATGTCGGGGCGTGAACCCTGGACGTAGACCTTGCGCGAGCCGGGCAGCGGCTGGATGGCAGCCTCGTCGACCATGGCGGTATCGGCGAGGAAGTGCTGGGTCTTGCTCATGGGTGTTCTCCCTTGTTGTGGGTCGTCAGGGAGGACAGCTGGGGAGGACAGGGGCAACAGGGCGGCGCCCGGCTGCATGTCGCTTGATCCCTACGCTGGTCCTAGCCAGTTCAGGTTCAACGGGATCCATGCTGGGCGCGCGGCGCTGCATGATCTCAGCCGTCTTCAACGGCACCCCGTCAAGCGTGTTTGCCCGCCATGTCGGCGGGTATTGCATGGCAGCGGGTCAGATCGCTCGATCCAGTCCCATCTGCCAGAAATCGATCTCGAGCCGGGTGGCGTCGCGAAACACCTCGGCCAGCTCGACAAAGCGCGCCGCAGTGACGTCGGCCAGGCGGGCATCGAGCCACTCCAGCTCGGCGTGCATGGCGGCCTGGAATTCGTCGCTTTCGTACATGGCGATCCAGGCGTCATAAGGGTTGGTCTTGCCGCGCAGCGTGAAGGCTTGTGCGTTCAGCCAATTGGCGATCTCGCCGTAGCCCACCAGGCAGGGGGCCAGCGCCACGTGCAGGTCGAGCAGGTCGCCACGGTTGCCGGTATCCAGTACGTAACGGGTATAGGCCATTGTCGCCCGTGCCTCGGGCAGCGCGGCAAGCGCCTCCTCGCCGATGCCCCATTCGCGGCAGTAGCCCACGTGCAAGCCGAGCTCCACGTCGAGAATAGCCTTGAGGCCCGCATGGGCCTGGCGCAGGTCGGCGAGGTTGCGGCTCTTGTAGGCGGCCAGTGCGTAGGCACGGGCGAAGTGAATCAGGAACA
Proteins encoded in this window:
- the tenA gene encoding thiaminase II, whose protein sequence is MGYRFNDLTNACHDDWRAYIEHDFVRGLGAGTLAEGAFRHYLQQDYLFLIHFARAYALAAYKSRNLADLRQAHAGLKAILDVELGLHVGYCREWGIGEEALAALPEARATMAYTRYVLDTGNRGDLLDLHVALAPCLVGYGEIANWLNAQAFTLRGKTNPYDAWIAMYESDEFQAAMHAELEWLDARLADVTAARFVELAEVFRDATRLEIDFWQMGLDRAI
- the thiC gene encoding phosphomethylpyrimidine synthase ThiC; protein product: MSKTQHFLADTAMVDEAAIQPLPGSRKVYVQGSRPDIRVPFREISLSPTRTSGEDEENPPLLVYDTSGPYTDPEISVDLRRGLPELRRAWIEERGDTEFLDGPTSDYGKRRANDPMLAQLRFDLKRTPRRAKAGKNVTQLHYARQGIITPEMEFIAIRENQRRQALGTEEVERILGHQHPGQGFGARLPEEITPEFVRAEVAAGRAIIPCNINHPESEPMIIGRNFLVKINGNLGNSAVTSSIEEEVDKMTWGIRWGSDTIMDLSTGQNIHETREWIIRNSPVPIGTVPIYQALEKVNGVAEDLTWEVFRDTLIEQAEQGVDYFTIHAGVLLRYVPLTAKRVTGIVSRGGSIMAKWCLFHHQESFLYTHFEEICEICKQYDVAFSLGDGLRPGSVADANDEAQMAELKTLGELTHIAWKHDVQVMIEGPGHVPMHLVKENMDKQLEYCDEAPFYTLGPLVTDIAPGYDHITSGIGAAMIGWYGCAMLCYVTPKEHLGLPNKDDVKTGIITYKIAAHAADLAKGHPAAQRRDNALSKARFEFRWEDQFNLGLDPDTAREYHDETLPKDSAKVAHFCSMCGPKFCSMKISQEVRDYARDNGLDGDQEAVMKGMEEQAEKFRQAGAELYKEV